Proteins encoded by one window of Rutidosis leptorrhynchoides isolate AG116_Rl617_1_P2 chromosome 7, CSIRO_AGI_Rlap_v1, whole genome shotgun sequence:
- the LOC139859907 gene encoding uncharacterized protein, translated as MALVRWSKACLPKECGGLGIVPLRLKNLTLLAKWSLLSPIWFDLVKLQRVDELVDIISPQSGVGRFLWFNDLGYGLDEERDLYEESQLQTLLALLGPISHNNDKGDEIQWVHSVDKVYSVAEGTRITLVANLNVEFDWVNVVWNKSIPSKITIFHWLAIQGGILVKEVLHFRHCLRDGSDDKCGWCSDIESIDHLLLHCPWSYSIWAAMFKWWNIYWVMPSPVSEFSLDCYKGLGINASKFWSLIGPATYWAIWLA; from the exons ATGGCTCTTGTAAGATGGAGTAAAGCGTGTCTACCAAAAGAATGTGGAGGGCTCGGTATCGTTCCTTTGAGACTTAAAAATCTTACTTTATTAGCAAAATG GAGCCTATTGTCCCCTATATGGTTCGACTTGGTGAAGCTTCAAAGAGTAGACGAGTTGGTCGATATCATTAGCCCTCAGA GTGGGGTGGGTCGATTCTTATGGTTCAATGATTTGGGATATGGGTTGGATGAAGAGAGGGATTTGTATGAAGAATCACAATTACAAACGCTTTTGGCATTGTTGGGTCCTATATCGCATAATAATGATAAGGGTGATGAGATTCAATGGGTTCACTCCGTTGATAAGGTCTATTCGGTAGCGGAGGGCACCCGGATTACGCTTGTTGCTAATTTGAATGTAGAGTTCGATTGGGTTAATGTTGTATGGAACAAAAGTATCCCTTCCAAAATCACTATCTTTCATTGGTTAGCAATCCAAGGAGGAATACTGGTTAAAGAAGTGTTACATTTTAGGCATTGTTTGAGAGATGGTTCGGATGACAAGTGCGGGTGGTGTTCGGATATCGAATCGATAGACCATCTTCTTTTACATTGTCCATGGTCTTATAGTATTTGGGCGGCTATGTTCAAGTGGTGGAATATTTATTGGGTCATGCCTTCTCCCGTCTCGGAGTTCTCTTTAGATTGTTATAAGGGCTTGGGTATAAATGCATCAAAGTTTTGGAGCTTAATCGGGCCGGCTACGTATTGGGCGATTTGGTTGGCTTGA